A single window of Salvia splendens isolate huo1 chromosome 8, SspV2, whole genome shotgun sequence DNA harbors:
- the LOC121745399 gene encoding uncharacterized protein LOC121745399 isoform X1: MAKGEEERCVFPLTSLQIGDLQSYLSHLHLFLANESGNFYILVDNRPWLKDLASLSTHWWQLMVTKSRLSPFANTRGIKESKLAEELPELQASSPPPTRRQRVLQEWFHVIDAMVVSRKDALLPVKKLTNTLISNGLIQRTMYGFIVFEVALINVRGINYYNELQTDTSLAIEAKTMRRWEFDSIAQADRSIASWFPGTIKEQILLKEHLDATLGEVYYDAQESFLKDFDPNGNETSSDVTSAGCDTPCSPDNTPSVCPDKTEIIKETHHMSPTPDEPPKRWKLFPSIHYQAESINSSGEADRDLNGVCSKTSDVSDCEEKIEVTIYRDVLILFKFSDPYLPFKLKDIIMSKLRLLTLLEAGLPSWVIFLQSYPGFCRIYRPWMCPLARGLYVFISVVTVLIGFYDLYKNVPMLKATVSRMFGPLFDWIDAWEMTSRIQYLGTMLFLHNFQKAMNCFLTATRTLLSILTFFFAPLARPFAELLELFSPLWNLFLPLAQDFFSVIWTVVESSFTMIGDILEMFLLPVWYLFNVAWNVAMKFVYPVAWIFIYAPLKLLFGFCRILSSSCMVLYALFRDMWMSTRSIFRVTKSVHSTVSTVEISMWRSLWHDLFSQIFRALRSILRGLVAILAACNRHRLSIYNHVSEFTKRSLRATRSAWPQEKAEISLLTQDSNDSALPWKESSYIVKKSEKDL; the protein is encoded by the exons ATGGCGAAAGGGGAAGAGGAACGCTGCGTCTTTCCCTTGACGAGTTTGCAGATCGG GGATTTGCAGTCCTACCTTTCACATCTCCACCTATTTCTAGCCAATGAAAGTGGGAATTTCTACATCTTGGTGGATAATAGGCCATGGTTGAAAGATCTCGCATCTCTGTCTACTCATTGGTGGCAATTGATGGTCACTAAG TCCAGGTTGTCCCCATTTGCGAACACAAGGGGCATAAAGGAAAGCAAGTTGGCTGAAGAACTTCCAGAGTTGCAGGCTTCTTCCCCACCACCTACCAGAAGACAAAGAGTCCTACAAGAGTGGTTTCATGTCATCGATGCTATGGTTGTATCTAGGAAGGATGCTTTGCTTCCTGTAAAGAAGCTTACAAACACATTGATTTCAAATGGCCTGATACAGAGAACTATGTACGGATTCATTGTGTTTGAGGTTGCATTGATTAATGTTCGTGGAATCAACTATTATAATGAGCTTCAG ACAGACACATCACTTGCTATAGAGGCTAAGACTATGCGGAGATGGGAATTTGACAGTATAGCACAAGCTGACAGGAGCATTGCCTCGTGGTTTCCAGGGACAATTAAAGAACAGATTCTTTTGAAGGAGCATCTGGATGCCACACTAG GAGAGGTTTACTATGATGCTCAAGAAAGTTTCCTGAAGGATTTTGATCCAAATGGGAACGAAACTTCCAGTGATGTAACATCTGCTGGGTGTGATACTCCCTGCTCTCCTGATAATACTCCTAGTGTGTGTCCAGATAAGACTGAGATTATCAAGGAGACACACCATATGTCCCCTACCCCTGACGAGCCTCCCAAAAGGTGGAAACTTTTCCCCTCTATTCACTATCAAGCTGAGAGCATTAATAGCTCTGGAGAGGCAGACCGTGACCTGAATGGAGTCTGTTCGAAGACCTCTGATGTAAGTGACTGTGAAGAAAAAATCGAGGTCACAATCTATCGTGATGTTTTGATTCTATTCAAGTTCAGTGATCCCTATCTCCCCTTCAAGTTAAAGGACATAATAATGTCAAAACTAAGGCTACTTACCCTACTTGAAGCTGGACTTCCATCTTGGGTCATTTTCCTGCAGTCTTACCCAGGATTTTGCCGGATATATAGGCCGTGGATGTGCCCATTGGCACGAGGTCTATACGTTTTTATCTCAGTTGTCACTGTCCTCATTGGATTTTATGACTTGTACAAGAATGTACCTATGCTTAAGGCGACCGTTTCTAGAATGTTCGGACCCCTTTTCGACTGGATAGACGCGTGGGAAATGACTTCAAGGATCCAATATTTAGGAACCATGCTGTTTCTTCATAACTTCCAAAAGGCCATGAACTGTTTCCTTACAGCAACAAGGACCCTTCTCTCCATCCTCACTTTCTTTTTTGCACCATTGGCTCGACCCTTTGCTGAGCTCTTGGAACTCTTCTCCCCCCTTTGGAATCTGTTCTTACCATTAGCACAGGATTTCTTCTCGGTGATTTGGACAGTGGTAGAGTCTTCCTTCACGATGATAGGTGACATTTTGGAGATGTTCCTGCTGCCTGTGTGGTACTTATTCAATGTAGCTTGGAATGTTG CAATGAAATTCGTTTATCCTGTAGCATGGATATTTATCTACGCTCCACTTAAGCTGCTGTTCGGATTCTGCCGCATTCTCTCATCGTCTTGTATGGTCTTATACGCCTTGTTTAGAGACATGTGGATGTCTACAAGAAGCATATTTAGGGTGACGAAGAGTGTCCACTCAACAGTGAGCACAGTTGAGATTTCAATGTGGCGTTCTCTTTGGCATGACCTTTTCTCTCAG ATTTTTCGTGCTCTCCGCAGTATTCTCCGCGGTTTAGTGGCTATCCTCGCTGCCTGCAATAGGCACCGGCTCAG TATCTATAATCATGTGAGTGAGTTCACAAAAAGATCATTAAGAGCCACAAGGAGTGCGTGGCCTCAAGAAAAAGCTGAGATAAGT TTGTTGACCCAAGATTCGAATGACAGTGCTCTTCCCTGGAAAGAGTCCTCCTATATAGTGAAGAAGTCCGAGAAGGACTTGTAA
- the LOC121746167 gene encoding protein argonaute 16-like has translation MEKELPLPTIQQSLTVEMEKELPLPTIQQSLTVEMEKDLQMPTIQQSMKVEGAELPKRSIMTRPGFGTSGRRVSLLANHFKVSIKNPNEIFYQYSVSISYEDNMTVDNKIIGRKVIDKLYQTYSSELAEKRFAYDGEKSLFTVGPLPQNKLEFTVILEESTAKGSGSHSNNGCSTEPSKRSKHTLQSKTFKVEISYAAKIPLKSLSLALKGAETEYVQDALRVLDIILRQQAAKRGCLLVRQSFFHDDSRMFTDVGGGVTGIRGLYSSFRPTLDGLSLNMDVSTTMILKPGPVVDFLLANQNVKDLRYIDWVKAKKMLKNMRIKAIHSNKEFKIIGLSEKPCNQQFFSLKVKNGSNAGGSDEALEITVYEYFVKHRNIEIKSSAYMPCLDVGKPKRPNYLPLELCSLVSLQRYTKALSVIQRSSLVEKSRQKPPERIQVVTDAMTKYKYDEDPLLASGGISIEKQLTRIDGRVLEAPKLKFGSNEDFLPRNGRWNFNNKKLLKAQHIQEWALVNFSGRCETSHLSRELINCGRNKGIEIERPYTIIEEDPQCRRFSPVVRVEKMFEHIMAKLPGPPEFLLCVLPERKNCDIYGPWKKKCLSDMGIVTQCISPIKITDQYLTNVLLKINSKLGGTNSLLAIEHSNRIPLITDQPTMILGMDVSHGSPGRSDVPSVAAVVGSRSWPLISKYRAAVRTQSAKMEMIESLFKPLANGLDDDGIMRELLLDFYKTSNGRKPTQIIVFRDGVSESQFAQVINIELDQIIKAYQHLGESDIPKFTVIVAQKNHHTKLFQASAPENVPCGTVVDTKIVHPRYYDFYMCAQAGLIGTSRPAHYHVLLDDIGFSPDQLQNLIHSLSYVYQRSTTAISIVAPVCYAHLAAQQMGQFMKFEDLSETSSGQNSVAETGSIPVPEMPRLHKDVAGSMFFC, from the exons ATGGAAAAGGAACTACCACTGCCAACTATACAGCAAAGTTTGACGGTAGAAATGGAAAAGGAACTACCATTGCCAACTATACAGCAAAGTTTGACAGTAGAAATGGAAAAGGATCTACAAATGCCAACTATACAACAAAGTATGAAGGTAGAAGGTGCAGAGCTTCCCAAGAGGTCCATCATGACACGGCCTGGATTTGGAACTTCTGGAAGACGTGTCTCTTTGCTTGCAAATCATTTCAAAGTTTCCATCAAAAATCCAAATGAGATTTTTTACCAATACAGT GTTTCCATAAGTTATGAGGATAATATGACTGTTGACAACAAGATAATTGGGCGGAAAGTCATTGATAAACTTTACCAAACATACTCTTCTGAACTTGCTGAAAAGAGATTTGCATACGATGGGGAAAAGAGTTTGTTTACAGTGGGGCCCTTACCACAGAACAAGTTGGAATTTACAGTCATTCTTGAGGAATCTACCGCTAAGGG TAGTGGTAGCCATTCCAATAATGGGTGCTCGACTGAGCCTAGCAAAAGGTCTAAGCACACTCTACAGTCAAAAACATTCAAGGTAGAGATCAGCTATGCTGCTAAGATACCCTTGAAATCCTTATCACTTGCCCTTAAAGGAGCTGAAACAGAATATGTCCAAGATGCTCTGAGAGTTTTGGACATCATTCTAAGGCAACAAGCAGCTAAACG CGGCTGTCTTTTGGTTCGACAATCATTTTTTCATGATGACTCGCGGATGTTCACTGATGTTGGAGGGGGTGTGACAGGCATACGTGGACTCTATTCCAGCTTTCGTCCAACTCTTGATGGTTTATCTCTAAACATGG ATGTATCAACAACCATGATCTTGAAACCAGGACCTGTTGTGGATTTCCTTCTTGCCAACCAAAATGTGAAGGATCTTCGCTATATTGACTGGGTAAAG GCAAAAAAGATGCTCAAGAATATGAGGATCAAAGCAATTCATAGTAATAAGGAGTTCAAGATTATAGGTTTGAGTGAGAAACCATGCAATCAGCAGTT tTTTTCCTTGAAAGTAAAAAATGGTAGCAATGCTGGAGGCAGTGACGAGGCCCTTGAAATTACTGTTTATGAGTATTTTGTTAAACACCgaaatattgaaattaaatcTTCAGCATACATGCCATGCCTTGATGTTGGGAAACCAAAACGACCAAACTATCTGCCATTAGAG CTCTGTTCTCTAGTCTCACTTCAGAGATACACAAAAGCGTTATCAGTGATCCAGAGATCATCCCTAGTTGAAAAATCAAGACAAAAGCCACCTGAGAGAATTCAAGTTGTAACTGAT GCTATGACAAAATACAAGTATGACGAAGATCCGCTCCTTGCCTCTGGTGGAATATCAATTGAAAAGCAGCTTACTCGAATAGATGGACGGGTCCTTGAAGCACCAAAG TTGAAGTTTGGAAGTAATGAAGATTTCTTACCTCGAAATGGTCGGTGGAACTTCAATAATAAG AAACTTCTGAAGGCCCAGCATATTCAAGAATGGGCACTTGTTAATTTCTCTGGACGCTGTGAAACTAGTCATCTTTCACGTGAGCTGATCAACTGTGGGAGGAACAAAGGCATT GAAATTGAACGCCCATATACGATTATTGAAGAAGATCCCCAGTGCAGAAGATTTAGCCCTGTCGTACGTGTAGAGAAGATGTTCGAGCATATTATGGCTAAGCTACCTGGTCCTCCTGAATTTTTGCTTTGCGTTTTGCCAGAACGGAAAAATTGTGATATTTATG GACCTTGGAAGAAAAAATGTCTGAGCGACATGGGTATTGTAACCCAATGCATTTCTCCTATCAAGATCACTGACCAGTACCTAACAAACGTACTTCTCAAAATAAATTCCAAG CTAGGAGGAACCAACTCATTGTTAGCAATAGAGCATTCCAATCGCATTCCACTAATTACAGATCAGCCAACCATGATACTGGGAATGGATGTTTCACATGGTTCTCCTGGTCGATCTGATGTTCCATCCGTTGCTGCT GTGGTTGGATCACGAAGCTGGCCATTGATATCAAAATACAGAGCAGCTGTTCGAACTCAATCTGCAAAGATGGAGATGATTGAATCTTTGTTCAAGCCACTAGCAAATGGGCTGGATGATGATGGTATCATGAG AGAACTACTTTTGGATTTCTATAAAACCAGTAATGGACGCAAACCAACTCAAATTATTGTTTTCAG GGATGGTGTCAGCGAGTCCCAGTTTGCTCAGGTTATAAACATCGAGCTTGATCAAATAATCAAG GCATATCAGCATCTTGGCGAGTCTGATATCCCAAAATTCACTGTGATAGTGGCACAAAAGAATCACCACACCAAGCTATTCCAAGCTTCAGCTCCAGAGAATGTGCCATGTG GTACTGTTGTGGATACTAAGATTGTTCACCCTAGATATTATGATTTTTACATGTGTGCTCAGGCGGGTCTGATA GGAACTTCTCGACCTGCCCATTATCATGTCTTGCTTGATGATATTGGCTTCTCCCCTGATCAACTGCAGAATCTGATCCATTCACTATCATACGT TTACCAGAGAAGTACCACTGCTATCTCCATAG TGGCACCGGTATGTTATGCACATCTTGCAGCTCAGCAGATGGGTCAGTTCATGAAGTTTGAGGATTTGTCTGAGACATCGTCTGGACAGAATAGCGTGGCAGAAACTGGAAGCATCCCCGTTCCTGAGATGCCCAGGCTCCACAAGGATGTTGCTGGATCCATGTTCTTCTGTTGA
- the LOC121745399 gene encoding uncharacterized protein LOC121745399 isoform X2: protein MAKGEEERCVFPLTSLQIGDLQSYLSHLHLFLANESGNFYILVDNRPWLKDLASLSTHWWQLMVTKSRLSPFANTRGIKESKLAEELPELQASSPPPTRRQRVLQEWFHVIDAMVVSRKDALLPVKKLTNTLISNGLIQRTMYGFIVFEVALINVRGINYYNELQTDTSLAIEAKTMRRWEFDSIAQADRSIASWFPGTIKEQILLKEHLDATLGEVYYDAQESFLKDFDPNGNETSSDVTSAGCDTPCSPDNTPSVCPDKTEIIKETHHMSPTPDEPPKRWKLFPSIHYQAESINSSGEADRDLNGVCSKTSDVSDCEEKIEVTIYRDVLILFKFSDPYLPFKLKDIIMSKLRLLTLLEAGLPSWVIFLQSYPGFCRIYRPWMCPLARGLYVFISVVTVLIGFYDLYKNVPMLKATVSRMFGPLFDWIDAWEMTSRIQYLGTMLFLHNFQKAMNCFLTATRTLLSILTFFFAPLARPFAELLELFSPLWNLFLPLAQDFFSVIWTVVESSFTMIGDILEMFLLPVWYLFNVAWNVAMKFVYPVAWIFIYAPLKLLFGFCRILSSSCMVLYALFRDMWMSTRSIFRVTKSVHSTVSTVEISMWRSLWHDLFSQIFRALRSILRGLVAILAACNRHRLSIYNHVSEFTKRSLRATRSAWPQEKAEISCSSLERVLLYSEEVREGLVTFLSKVNT, encoded by the exons ATGGCGAAAGGGGAAGAGGAACGCTGCGTCTTTCCCTTGACGAGTTTGCAGATCGG GGATTTGCAGTCCTACCTTTCACATCTCCACCTATTTCTAGCCAATGAAAGTGGGAATTTCTACATCTTGGTGGATAATAGGCCATGGTTGAAAGATCTCGCATCTCTGTCTACTCATTGGTGGCAATTGATGGTCACTAAG TCCAGGTTGTCCCCATTTGCGAACACAAGGGGCATAAAGGAAAGCAAGTTGGCTGAAGAACTTCCAGAGTTGCAGGCTTCTTCCCCACCACCTACCAGAAGACAAAGAGTCCTACAAGAGTGGTTTCATGTCATCGATGCTATGGTTGTATCTAGGAAGGATGCTTTGCTTCCTGTAAAGAAGCTTACAAACACATTGATTTCAAATGGCCTGATACAGAGAACTATGTACGGATTCATTGTGTTTGAGGTTGCATTGATTAATGTTCGTGGAATCAACTATTATAATGAGCTTCAG ACAGACACATCACTTGCTATAGAGGCTAAGACTATGCGGAGATGGGAATTTGACAGTATAGCACAAGCTGACAGGAGCATTGCCTCGTGGTTTCCAGGGACAATTAAAGAACAGATTCTTTTGAAGGAGCATCTGGATGCCACACTAG GAGAGGTTTACTATGATGCTCAAGAAAGTTTCCTGAAGGATTTTGATCCAAATGGGAACGAAACTTCCAGTGATGTAACATCTGCTGGGTGTGATACTCCCTGCTCTCCTGATAATACTCCTAGTGTGTGTCCAGATAAGACTGAGATTATCAAGGAGACACACCATATGTCCCCTACCCCTGACGAGCCTCCCAAAAGGTGGAAACTTTTCCCCTCTATTCACTATCAAGCTGAGAGCATTAATAGCTCTGGAGAGGCAGACCGTGACCTGAATGGAGTCTGTTCGAAGACCTCTGATGTAAGTGACTGTGAAGAAAAAATCGAGGTCACAATCTATCGTGATGTTTTGATTCTATTCAAGTTCAGTGATCCCTATCTCCCCTTCAAGTTAAAGGACATAATAATGTCAAAACTAAGGCTACTTACCCTACTTGAAGCTGGACTTCCATCTTGGGTCATTTTCCTGCAGTCTTACCCAGGATTTTGCCGGATATATAGGCCGTGGATGTGCCCATTGGCACGAGGTCTATACGTTTTTATCTCAGTTGTCACTGTCCTCATTGGATTTTATGACTTGTACAAGAATGTACCTATGCTTAAGGCGACCGTTTCTAGAATGTTCGGACCCCTTTTCGACTGGATAGACGCGTGGGAAATGACTTCAAGGATCCAATATTTAGGAACCATGCTGTTTCTTCATAACTTCCAAAAGGCCATGAACTGTTTCCTTACAGCAACAAGGACCCTTCTCTCCATCCTCACTTTCTTTTTTGCACCATTGGCTCGACCCTTTGCTGAGCTCTTGGAACTCTTCTCCCCCCTTTGGAATCTGTTCTTACCATTAGCACAGGATTTCTTCTCGGTGATTTGGACAGTGGTAGAGTCTTCCTTCACGATGATAGGTGACATTTTGGAGATGTTCCTGCTGCCTGTGTGGTACTTATTCAATGTAGCTTGGAATGTTG CAATGAAATTCGTTTATCCTGTAGCATGGATATTTATCTACGCTCCACTTAAGCTGCTGTTCGGATTCTGCCGCATTCTCTCATCGTCTTGTATGGTCTTATACGCCTTGTTTAGAGACATGTGGATGTCTACAAGAAGCATATTTAGGGTGACGAAGAGTGTCCACTCAACAGTGAGCACAGTTGAGATTTCAATGTGGCGTTCTCTTTGGCATGACCTTTTCTCTCAG ATTTTTCGTGCTCTCCGCAGTATTCTCCGCGGTTTAGTGGCTATCCTCGCTGCCTGCAATAGGCACCGGCTCAG TATCTATAATCATGTGAGTGAGTTCACAAAAAGATCATTAAGAGCCACAAGGAGTGCGTGGCCTCAAGAAAAAGCTGAGATAAGT TGCTCTTCCCTGGAAAGAGTCCTCCTATATAGTGAAGAAGTCCGAGAAGGACTTGTAACATTTCTATCAAAGGTAAACACATAA
- the LOC121745399 gene encoding uncharacterized protein LOC121745399 isoform X3: MAKGEEERCVFPLTSLQIGDLQSYLSHLHLFLANESGNFYILVDNRPWLKDLASLSTHWWQLMVTKSRLSPFANTRGIKESKLAEELPELQASSPPPTRRQRVLQEWFHVIDAMVVSRKDALLPVKKLTNTLISNGLIQRTMYGFIVFEVALINVRGINYYNELQTDTSLAIEAKTMRRWEFDSIAQADRSIASWFPGTIKEQILLKEHLDATLGEVYYDAQESFLKDFDPNGNETSSDVTSAGCDTPCSPDNTPSVCPDKTEIIKETHHMSPTPDEPPKRWKLFPSIHYQAESINSSGEADRDLNGVCSKTSDVSDCEEKIEVTIYRDVLILFKFSDPYLPFKLKDIIMSKLRLLTLLEAGLPSWVIFLQSYPGFCRIYRPWMCPLARGLYVFISVVTVLIGFYDLYKNVPMLKATVSRMFGPLFDWIDAWEMTSRIQYLGTMLFLHNFQKAMNCFLTATRTLLSILTFFFAPLARPFAELLELFSPLWNLFLPLAQDFFSVIWTVVESSFTMIGDILEMFLLPVWYLFNVAWNVAMKFVYPVAWIFIYAPLKLLFGFCRILSSSCMVLYALFRDMWMSTRSIFRVTKSVHSTVSTVEISMWRSLWHDLFSQIFRALRSILRGLVAILAACNRHRLSIYNHVSEFTKRSLRATRSAWPQEKAEISCSSLERVLLYSEEVREGLVTFLSKSI; the protein is encoded by the exons ATGGCGAAAGGGGAAGAGGAACGCTGCGTCTTTCCCTTGACGAGTTTGCAGATCGG GGATTTGCAGTCCTACCTTTCACATCTCCACCTATTTCTAGCCAATGAAAGTGGGAATTTCTACATCTTGGTGGATAATAGGCCATGGTTGAAAGATCTCGCATCTCTGTCTACTCATTGGTGGCAATTGATGGTCACTAAG TCCAGGTTGTCCCCATTTGCGAACACAAGGGGCATAAAGGAAAGCAAGTTGGCTGAAGAACTTCCAGAGTTGCAGGCTTCTTCCCCACCACCTACCAGAAGACAAAGAGTCCTACAAGAGTGGTTTCATGTCATCGATGCTATGGTTGTATCTAGGAAGGATGCTTTGCTTCCTGTAAAGAAGCTTACAAACACATTGATTTCAAATGGCCTGATACAGAGAACTATGTACGGATTCATTGTGTTTGAGGTTGCATTGATTAATGTTCGTGGAATCAACTATTATAATGAGCTTCAG ACAGACACATCACTTGCTATAGAGGCTAAGACTATGCGGAGATGGGAATTTGACAGTATAGCACAAGCTGACAGGAGCATTGCCTCGTGGTTTCCAGGGACAATTAAAGAACAGATTCTTTTGAAGGAGCATCTGGATGCCACACTAG GAGAGGTTTACTATGATGCTCAAGAAAGTTTCCTGAAGGATTTTGATCCAAATGGGAACGAAACTTCCAGTGATGTAACATCTGCTGGGTGTGATACTCCCTGCTCTCCTGATAATACTCCTAGTGTGTGTCCAGATAAGACTGAGATTATCAAGGAGACACACCATATGTCCCCTACCCCTGACGAGCCTCCCAAAAGGTGGAAACTTTTCCCCTCTATTCACTATCAAGCTGAGAGCATTAATAGCTCTGGAGAGGCAGACCGTGACCTGAATGGAGTCTGTTCGAAGACCTCTGATGTAAGTGACTGTGAAGAAAAAATCGAGGTCACAATCTATCGTGATGTTTTGATTCTATTCAAGTTCAGTGATCCCTATCTCCCCTTCAAGTTAAAGGACATAATAATGTCAAAACTAAGGCTACTTACCCTACTTGAAGCTGGACTTCCATCTTGGGTCATTTTCCTGCAGTCTTACCCAGGATTTTGCCGGATATATAGGCCGTGGATGTGCCCATTGGCACGAGGTCTATACGTTTTTATCTCAGTTGTCACTGTCCTCATTGGATTTTATGACTTGTACAAGAATGTACCTATGCTTAAGGCGACCGTTTCTAGAATGTTCGGACCCCTTTTCGACTGGATAGACGCGTGGGAAATGACTTCAAGGATCCAATATTTAGGAACCATGCTGTTTCTTCATAACTTCCAAAAGGCCATGAACTGTTTCCTTACAGCAACAAGGACCCTTCTCTCCATCCTCACTTTCTTTTTTGCACCATTGGCTCGACCCTTTGCTGAGCTCTTGGAACTCTTCTCCCCCCTTTGGAATCTGTTCTTACCATTAGCACAGGATTTCTTCTCGGTGATTTGGACAGTGGTAGAGTCTTCCTTCACGATGATAGGTGACATTTTGGAGATGTTCCTGCTGCCTGTGTGGTACTTATTCAATGTAGCTTGGAATGTTG CAATGAAATTCGTTTATCCTGTAGCATGGATATTTATCTACGCTCCACTTAAGCTGCTGTTCGGATTCTGCCGCATTCTCTCATCGTCTTGTATGGTCTTATACGCCTTGTTTAGAGACATGTGGATGTCTACAAGAAGCATATTTAGGGTGACGAAGAGTGTCCACTCAACAGTGAGCACAGTTGAGATTTCAATGTGGCGTTCTCTTTGGCATGACCTTTTCTCTCAG ATTTTTCGTGCTCTCCGCAGTATTCTCCGCGGTTTAGTGGCTATCCTCGCTGCCTGCAATAGGCACCGGCTCAG TATCTATAATCATGTGAGTGAGTTCACAAAAAGATCATTAAGAGCCACAAGGAGTGCGTGGCCTCAAGAAAAAGCTGAGATAAGT TGCTCTTCCCTGGAAAGAGTCCTCCTATATAGTGAAGAAGTCCGAGAAGGACTTGTAACATTTCTATCAAAG TCAATATAA